A window of the Nisaea acidiphila genome harbors these coding sequences:
- a CDS encoding S49 family peptidase: MPRPCWSRLNPFAPRDPEVAVVRLKGPIGDLGSFRQGLNIERFDGVLKAAFASRRTTAVALVINSPGGSPVQSDLIKTRIEALSREHEKPVTAFTEDLCASGGYWIAQAADEIIAHPSSVVGSIGVITAGFGLQEAIGKLGIERRVHTKGAAKGMLDPFQAEKPEEVARLEALQQDLYEGFKEVVRRRRGTKLKGEEDELFSGAVWTGTKALELGIVDGLGDLRTVMRERYGEDVRFRRYGPRLSFWQKLRRGNVAAENAEGAPSLMHGLIAAVEERLLWNRFGL, from the coding sequence ATGCCCCGCCCCTGCTGGTCGCGCCTGAACCCCTTCGCCCCGCGCGATCCCGAAGTGGCGGTCGTCCGCCTCAAGGGCCCGATCGGCGATCTCGGCTCTTTCCGTCAAGGCCTCAATATCGAACGCTTCGACGGCGTCCTGAAGGCCGCCTTCGCGTCCCGCAGAACGACCGCGGTGGCGCTGGTGATCAACTCGCCGGGCGGATCGCCGGTGCAGTCCGACCTGATCAAGACAAGGATCGAGGCGCTCTCCCGCGAGCACGAGAAGCCGGTAACGGCCTTCACCGAGGATCTCTGCGCCTCCGGCGGCTACTGGATTGCCCAGGCCGCGGACGAGATCATCGCCCATCCTTCCTCGGTGGTCGGCTCGATCGGCGTGATCACCGCCGGTTTCGGTCTGCAGGAGGCGATCGGCAAGCTCGGGATCGAGCGCCGGGTCCACACCAAAGGCGCGGCGAAAGGCATGCTCGACCCGTTCCAGGCGGAAAAGCCGGAGGAAGTCGCGCGGCTGGAGGCGCTGCAGCAGGATCTCTACGAGGGATTCAAGGAGGTCGTGCGCCGCCGGCGTGGCACCAAGCTGAAGGGCGAGGAGGACGAACTCTTCAGCGGCGCCGTCTGGACCGGGACGAAGGCGCTCGAACTCGGCATTGTCGACGGACTCGGCGATCTGCGCACGGTGATGCGCGAACGCTACGGCGAGGATGTCCGCTTCCGGCGCTACGGCCCGCGCCTCTCTTTCTGGCAGAAGCTGCGGCGGGGCAATGTCGCGGCGGAGAATGCCGAAGGGGCGCCGTCCCTCATGCACGGCCTGATCGCCGCGGTGGAGGAACGGCTGCTCTGGAATCGCTTCGGGCTCTAG
- a CDS encoding polyprenyl synthetase family protein: MGVVVDFGDSGKRKASIEGLSNLVKADLDRVNKTIIENMQSPVALIPQLAGHLIAAGGKRLRPMLTLGAAALCGYEGERHVKLAACVEFIHTATLLHDDVVDESELRRGQESANAVWGNQASVLVGDFLFSRSFQLMTADGSIEVMRILSEASAVIAEGEVQQLITTNDTETDESAYLEVIRGKTAKLFAAAAEVGAVVAERPKAEQQALESYGMNLGIAFQLVDDVLDYSAQQEKLGKNVGDDFQEGKITLPVILAFRRGDDEERAFWRRTLQDLDQQEGDLAHAQALMAKHNTLADSLDRARHYAAIARDALGLFDDGDAKQALVDVVDFCVERAY, encoded by the coding sequence TTGGGCGTGGTTGTGGATTTCGGGGACAGCGGGAAGCGCAAAGCCTCCATCGAGGGTCTCTCCAATCTGGTGAAGGCCGATCTCGACCGGGTCAACAAGACCATCATCGAGAACATGCAGAGCCCGGTGGCGCTGATCCCGCAACTCGCGGGCCATCTGATCGCCGCCGGCGGCAAGCGCCTGCGTCCCATGCTGACACTCGGCGCGGCGGCGCTCTGCGGCTACGAGGGCGAGCGGCACGTGAAGCTCGCGGCCTGCGTCGAGTTCATCCATACCGCCACCCTTCTGCATGACGACGTGGTCGACGAGAGCGAGCTGCGCCGCGGCCAGGAAAGCGCCAACGCCGTCTGGGGCAACCAGGCGAGCGTGCTGGTCGGCGACTTCCTGTTCAGCCGCTCCTTCCAGCTGATGACGGCGGATGGGTCCATAGAGGTCATGCGCATCCTCTCCGAGGCCTCCGCCGTGATTGCCGAGGGCGAGGTGCAGCAGCTCATCACCACCAACGACACCGAGACCGACGAGAGCGCCTATCTCGAGGTGATCCGCGGCAAGACCGCGAAACTCTTCGCCGCCGCCGCCGAAGTCGGCGCGGTGGTCGCCGAACGCCCGAAGGCGGAACAGCAGGCACTCGAAAGCTACGGCATGAATCTCGGCATCGCCTTCCAGCTCGTCGACGACGTGCTGGATTATTCGGCACAGCAGGAAAAGCTCGGCAAGAATGTCGGCGACGATTTCCAGGAGGGCAAGATCACCCTTCCCGTCATCCTCGCCTTCCGCCGCGGCGACGACGAGGAGCGCGCATTCTGGCGCCGCACCCTGCAGGATCTCGACCAGCAGGAGGGCGACCTCGCCCATGCGCAGGCTCTGATGGCAAAGCACAACACGCTCGCCGACAGCCTCGACCGCGCCCGCCACTACGCCGCCATCGCCCGCGACGCACTCGGCCTGTTCGATGACGGCGATGCCAAGCAGGCGCTGGTGGACGTGGTCGATTTCTGCGTCGAACGGGCCTACTGA
- a CDS encoding tRNA1(Val) (adenine(37)-N6)-methyltransferase encodes MSLSTKTTETAPAGPDVTEDSLLGGRVRFLQPAEGYRAAVDPVLLAAMAPAAAGMRVLDLGCGAGAVPLCLLARVPELQVTGVEAEAEMWDLARRNAELNGLAKRFLVRQGRVEARPPVFEEGTFDLVLANPPYQDPATADPSANRLKAAAHVEAGTEAADWIEAAFLALRHKGRVAMIQRADRLADLLTAFDRRFGGIEVHPLYPKPGRPAKRVVLVARKGVRTPLALSSGVVLHNMDGSYSPAVASALEKGSALAAGEVR; translated from the coding sequence GTGAGCCTCTCGACGAAGACGACTGAGACCGCGCCGGCCGGGCCCGACGTGACCGAGGACAGCCTGCTCGGCGGCCGGGTCCGGTTTCTGCAGCCGGCGGAGGGCTATCGGGCGGCCGTCGACCCGGTGCTGCTCGCCGCGATGGCGCCGGCAGCGGCGGGAATGCGGGTGCTCGATCTCGGCTGCGGCGCCGGCGCGGTGCCGCTCTGCCTTCTCGCGCGGGTGCCGGAGCTTCAGGTGACCGGCGTAGAGGCGGAGGCGGAAATGTGGGATCTCGCCCGCCGCAATGCGGAATTGAACGGTCTGGCCAAGAGGTTTCTCGTTCGGCAGGGGCGGGTCGAGGCTCGGCCGCCGGTCTTCGAGGAAGGGACGTTCGACCTCGTTTTGGCGAACCCGCCCTATCAGGATCCGGCCACGGCCGATCCGTCGGCGAACCGCCTGAAGGCGGCGGCCCATGTCGAGGCCGGTACGGAGGCGGCGGACTGGATCGAGGCCGCTTTTCTCGCGCTCCGCCACAAGGGAAGGGTCGCGATGATCCAGCGGGCGGACCGGCTGGCCGACCTGCTGACAGCCTTCGACCGGAGGTTCGGGGGCATAGAGGTGCATCCGCTCTATCCGAAGCCCGGACGCCCGGCCAAACGCGTCGTTCTGGTGGCCCGCAAGGGCGTGCGCACGCCGCTCGCCCTTTCAAGCGGGGTGGTGCTGCACAATATGGATGGGAGTTACAGCCCGGCCGTGGCGTCTGCCCTCGAGAAAGGCAGCGCGCTCGCGGCGGGCGAGGTCCGATAA
- a CDS encoding GNAT family N-acetyltransferase — translation MEEKLSNQDAAKAPERIETVRLVLRRFIEADRAEMVRFYGDPEVMSIRKYGARGPEAASAAFDVLKRHWDEHGFGLYAVVEKESGGFCGECGLRYADDGDAGEIELSYGLFPTFRGKGYATEAAKAARDAAMTVLELPLLVARSRGDNTGSHKVLEKLGMTLVDRYDVPGQSHGVVKYELVRTTGS, via the coding sequence ATGGAAGAAAAACTATCGAACCAGGATGCAGCGAAGGCGCCGGAGCGCATTGAAACCGTTCGCCTCGTGTTGCGGCGCTTCATCGAAGCCGACCGGGCGGAGATGGTGCGCTTCTATGGAGACCCGGAGGTCATGTCCATCCGCAAATACGGCGCCCGCGGCCCGGAAGCGGCGAGCGCGGCGTTCGACGTGCTGAAACGGCACTGGGATGAGCATGGTTTCGGGCTCTATGCCGTCGTCGAGAAGGAAAGCGGCGGTTTCTGCGGCGAATGCGGGCTTCGCTATGCTGACGACGGCGATGCCGGTGAAATCGAGCTCTCCTACGGACTGTTCCCGACTTTCCGCGGCAAGGGCTACGCGACGGAGGCGGCCAAGGCGGCGCGCGACGCGGCGATGACGGTGCTTGAGCTTCCGCTTCTCGTCGCCCGCTCGCGGGGCGACAATACGGGCTCGCACAAGGTGCTGGAAAAACTCGGCATGACGCTCGTGGACCGCTACGACGTGCCCGGTCAGTCTCACGGAGTGGTCAAGTACGAGCTGGTGCGCACGACTGGCTCTTGA
- a CDS encoding glyoxalase superfamily protein: MDIIEQAKRSAKILRKSLNAKAVELSHGACLEIVAHQMGYESWNELSARSADEERLSIHLFVEHGRVDEASAFYSSAFGAVEVSRHDHQGNTRAVYLALRKTRICVVGSNPKREQNPAIGGPFSPKDKGTVSSVVALDVSDLDKVVQRAVNAGATLRFGPDTDSTGGLAASLFDPFGHIWALAQATSGGRTKPRLSVPRGSLTATA, encoded by the coding sequence ATGGATATTATTGAGCAAGCCAAACGATCCGCGAAAATTCTCCGAAAGTCTCTGAATGCGAAAGCCGTGGAGCTATCCCATGGCGCGTGTCTGGAGATCGTCGCCCATCAAATGGGATACGAAAGCTGGAACGAACTCTCTGCCCGGAGCGCGGACGAAGAACGGCTCAGCATTCATCTTTTTGTCGAGCATGGCCGTGTGGACGAAGCCTCGGCCTTTTATTCTTCCGCTTTCGGCGCTGTCGAAGTATCGCGGCACGATCATCAGGGTAATACGCGGGCGGTTTATCTCGCTCTGAGAAAAACGAGGATCTGTGTAGTGGGATCAAATCCCAAACGCGAACAGAATCCAGCGATCGGAGGTCCCTTCTCTCCCAAAGACAAAGGAACCGTGAGTTCGGTCGTTGCGCTAGACGTCTCTGATCTGGACAAGGTCGTGCAGCGGGCCGTCAACGCTGGAGCCACCTTGAGGTTCGGTCCTGACACAGACTCAACCGGAGGCCTTGCCGCTTCGCTTTTCGATCCTTTCGGCCACATTTGGGCCCTCGCTCAAGCCACGTCGGGCGGGAGAACAAAACCTCGTCTTTCCGTCCCAAGGGGATCGCTGACCGCGACCGCCTAG
- a CDS encoding GntR family transcriptional regulator produces the protein MARKRLAKDGNSSPAGEPRGETAYLKLKEAIRSGELKPGERVRESDMAARLDVSRTPVREAFRRLEADGLLSFAPYRGMVISELDHQAVMELYFMREVLEGTAAGLAARRASDAEIQILQELVSLDPGSKGKAAAVAGHNRRFHSSLYHAAHNRYLLKTLNVLQDAMVLLGPTTMAVPGRSEEAKREHAAVVQAIADKDAELAERLMREHIRGAQKARLHLLASSEEG, from the coding sequence ATGGCCAGAAAGAGACTGGCGAAAGACGGCAACAGTTCTCCTGCCGGTGAGCCCCGCGGGGAAACCGCCTATCTGAAGCTCAAAGAGGCGATCCGGTCGGGCGAGCTGAAGCCGGGAGAACGTGTGCGCGAGAGCGACATGGCGGCACGGCTCGATGTCAGCCGGACCCCGGTGCGGGAGGCGTTCCGGCGTCTTGAGGCGGATGGGCTGCTCAGCTTCGCGCCCTACCGGGGCATGGTGATCTCGGAACTCGATCACCAGGCGGTGATGGAGCTCTATTTCATGCGCGAGGTATTGGAAGGCACGGCGGCGGGACTGGCGGCGCGCCGGGCCTCGGATGCCGAGATCCAGATCCTGCAGGAACTGGTGTCGCTGGACCCTGGCAGCAAAGGGAAGGCGGCAGCGGTTGCGGGTCACAACCGGCGCTTCCACAGTTCGCTCTATCACGCCGCCCACAACCGCTATCTTCTGAAGACGCTGAACGTTTTGCAGGACGCGATGGTGCTTCTGGGGCCAACTACGATGGCGGTGCCGGGGCGATCCGAAGAGGCCAAGCGCGAACATGCGGCGGTCGTTCAGGCGATTGCCGATAAAGACGCCGAACTGGCAGAGCGGCTGATGCGCGAACATATCCGCGGCGCCCAGAAGGCGCGCCTACACCTCCTCGCCAGCAGCGAAGAGGGCTAA
- a CDS encoding putative signal transducing protein: MKELLRSTDLVRLSFLSALLRDAGVEPLVLDNHMSVLEGSANAIPRRLAVSDEDYAAAKRVLEEAGEPLDEDD; encoded by the coding sequence ATGAAGGAACTGCTGCGCTCGACGGATCTTGTCCGGCTCTCCTTTCTGAGCGCGCTGCTGCGCGATGCCGGGGTCGAGCCGCTGGTGCTGGACAATCACATGAGCGTGCTCGAAGGCAGCGCCAACGCGATCCCGCGCCGCCTCGCGGTCAGCGACGAGGATTACGCGGCGGCGAAACGCGTTCTGGAGGAAGCGGGTGAGCCTCTCGACGAAGACGACTGA
- a CDS encoding DMT family transporter, translating to MSFAPLRELQTRFSSISPNLQGMFWIALSGLVFSCFMAIVRYVGATLDPVQTGFLRYAFALVFMAPFFLKLRPSDIRNAKLPLHALRGFLHGTGVLLWFYAMSRMPLAEVTAMGFTAPVYTTLLAALFLGEAIRFRRIMAIIIGLMGALIIIRPGFAVVDPGAIAMLVAAPIFACADIVAKKLTLTETGPAVVAYLSVFVTLFTFIPALYVWRTPTIEELLLVLITAGLATLGHLLMTQGFKVAEMSAIQPIKFVQLVWSALIGFAIFGEVPEIFTWIGAAIIVGSITYIAHREAVARRRRRALAET from the coding sequence ATGTCATTCGCCCCGCTGCGTGAACTCCAGACCCGTTTTTCCTCCATTTCGCCCAATCTTCAGGGCATGTTCTGGATCGCTCTCTCGGGGCTCGTCTTTTCCTGTTTCATGGCGATCGTGCGCTATGTCGGCGCCACGCTGGATCCGGTGCAGACCGGGTTCCTGCGCTACGCCTTCGCGCTCGTCTTCATGGCGCCGTTTTTCCTGAAGCTCCGCCCCTCCGACATCCGCAACGCCAAACTGCCGCTGCATGCCCTGCGCGGGTTCCTGCACGGGACGGGCGTCCTGCTCTGGTTCTACGCGATGTCGCGGATGCCGCTGGCGGAAGTGACCGCCATGGGGTTCACGGCGCCGGTCTATACGACGCTCCTGGCCGCTCTGTTCCTCGGCGAGGCGATCCGGTTCCGGCGCATCATGGCCATCATCATCGGCCTGATGGGCGCTCTGATCATCATCCGTCCCGGCTTCGCGGTGGTTGACCCGGGCGCCATCGCGATGCTCGTTGCGGCGCCGATCTTCGCCTGCGCGGATATCGTCGCGAAGAAACTGACGCTGACCGAAACGGGCCCGGCGGTGGTGGCTTATCTCTCCGTCTTCGTCACGCTGTTTACGTTCATTCCCGCTCTCTATGTCTGGCGCACGCCGACAATCGAGGAACTGCTGCTCGTATTGATCACGGCCGGGCTCGCGACCCTGGGCCATTTGCTCATGACCCAAGGCTTCAAGGTCGCCGAAATGTCCGCAATCCAGCCGATCAAGTTCGTCCAGCTGGTCTGGTCCGCCCTGATCGGCTTCGCGATCTTCGGGGAAGTTCCGGAGATCTTCACCTGGATCGGCGCCGCGATCATCGTCGGCAGCATCACCTATATCGCCCATCGCGAGGCGGTGGCGCGGCGGAGGCGCCGGGCGCTGGCCGAAACTTGA
- a CDS encoding zinc-dependent alcohol dehydrogenase family protein, producing MKAAELTRVGPAEEVVVCKEVPGPSAPAKGEATIELIACSINPADILGIEGNYASIPETPSPLGIEGAGRVTAVGDGVKDLAAGDMVMSLHRANWAQSLTLPEAQLVKLPANIDPEQAAMMKVNAATALLMLQKYVKLKPGDWLMQNAANSGVGTDVIKLARRLDLHTVNVVRRQELIKPLHDMGANVVVLEGPDLAGRIASATNGAEIKLGLDAVAGNAVQTMAESLAPGGTIVNYGLLSGDPCVIAPHEVVFRDISLTGFWLAKLMRGMSKKKIQELYEELSGYFLDGTLKVAVEARYELDDIQKAMAHAKREGRGGKVLLRPNG from the coding sequence ATGAAAGCCGCCGAACTGACCCGGGTCGGTCCCGCCGAAGAGGTTGTTGTCTGCAAGGAAGTTCCCGGCCCCTCCGCTCCGGCGAAGGGCGAGGCGACGATCGAGCTCATCGCCTGCTCGATCAATCCGGCGGACATCCTCGGCATCGAAGGCAACTATGCGAGCATCCCCGAGACGCCTTCCCCGCTCGGCATCGAAGGCGCCGGACGCGTGACGGCCGTCGGCGACGGTGTGAAGGATCTCGCCGCCGGCGATATGGTGATGAGCCTCCACCGCGCGAACTGGGCCCAGAGCCTCACACTCCCCGAGGCGCAACTCGTAAAGCTGCCGGCGAACATCGACCCGGAACAGGCGGCGATGATGAAGGTGAACGCCGCGACGGCGCTCCTCATGCTGCAGAAATACGTGAAGCTGAAACCCGGCGACTGGCTCATGCAGAACGCCGCCAATTCCGGTGTCGGCACGGACGTCATCAAGCTCGCCCGCAGGCTCGACCTGCACACGGTCAATGTCGTCCGCCGCCAGGAGCTGATCAAACCGCTGCATGACATGGGCGCCAATGTCGTCGTACTGGAAGGCCCGGATCTCGCGGGGCGGATCGCCTCGGCGACGAACGGGGCGGAGATCAAGCTCGGCCTCGATGCGGTCGCGGGCAATGCCGTGCAGACGATGGCGGAAAGCCTCGCACCGGGAGGCACCATCGTGAATTACGGCCTGCTGAGCGGCGATCCCTGCGTGATCGCCCCCCATGAGGTGGTCTTCCGCGACATCTCCCTGACCGGATTCTGGTTGGCGAAACTGATGCGCGGCATGTCGAAGAAGAAAATCCAGGAACTCTACGAGGAGCTCTCCGGCTACTTCCTCGACGGCACCCTGAAGGTCGCGGTCGAGGCACGCTACGAGCTGGACGACATCCAGAAGGCAATGGCTCATGCCAAGCGGGAGGGCCGTGGCGGGAAGGTGCTGCTACGCCCGAACGGGTAG
- a CDS encoding Fe2+-dependent dioxygenase, protein MPYVYPIPNLLPPELVSEINKRLESEPEAWVDGAQTAGRERGKKKNLELAVDSDLRVQVSDAITTVLRDYQRRESLLFTFLAAPSKIGKFLVSSTDAGGGYGDHMDNNVMGKGTAEELRSDLSMTIFLSDPESYEGGELVIDSDMAFAPSFKMPAGGAVLYATNSIHRVNPVTKGTRVAAITWIESEIADPFMRQVNADLLQCLNAVSLNGEQNPQLAAFLTLKLEKIRGNLQKRFG, encoded by the coding sequence ATGCCTTACGTCTACCCAATTCCCAATCTGCTGCCGCCGGAACTTGTCTCAGAGATCAACAAGCGACTGGAGTCCGAACCGGAAGCCTGGGTCGACGGCGCGCAAACGGCCGGGCGGGAACGCGGCAAGAAAAAGAATCTCGAACTGGCCGTGGACAGCGACCTGCGCGTGCAGGTCTCCGACGCGATCACCACGGTCCTGCGTGACTATCAGCGCCGCGAGTCGCTGCTCTTCACCTTCCTCGCAGCACCGTCGAAGATCGGGAAGTTCCTGGTCTCGAGTACGGATGCCGGGGGCGGCTACGGCGACCATATGGACAACAATGTCATGGGCAAGGGGACGGCGGAGGAACTGCGCTCCGACCTCTCGATGACGATCTTCCTTTCGGACCCGGAGAGCTACGAGGGCGGGGAACTGGTCATCGACAGCGACATGGCCTTCGCGCCCAGCTTCAAGATGCCGGCGGGCGGCGCCGTGCTCTACGCGACGAACTCAATCCACCGGGTCAATCCAGTGACCAAAGGTACACGGGTTGCCGCCATCACCTGGATCGAGAGCGAGATCGCCGATCCATTCATGCGTCAGGTCAACGCGGATTTGCTGCAATGCCTGAATGCGGTATCGCTCAATGGCGAGCAAAATCCACAACTCGCGGCGTTCCTGACGCTGAAACTCGAGAAAATCCGGGGGAACCTGCAGAAACGGTTCGGCTGA
- a CDS encoding ankyrin repeat domain-containing protein: MANLPARPSLEHLKGQAKQLHKLVRIEDQSALGRVGPYFGNPAKITLQQAQLVIAREYDFSSWTRMKRHIDAGLGARETTEQRANRFLDLVCLHYGPDNTRGPAAFEMAAAILEAHPEIVAHSPHVAAAAGDEAALARWLARESFSVDEPGGPFQWTPLMYAAYARLPGASSYMTGVMLLGAGADPNAHYLWGGTYRFSVLTGIFGDGEGGKVRLPEHPEMAEFARAVLEAGANPNDSQGAYNRCFNPDNTHLELMLEFGLKDSDPSNWWPVEDGGLPAAHRTMHWNLIIALRWGFADRARLLIEHGVDIDTPDNNTYPTFTEGVTPYQSALMRGLPDIAEIIKARGGDAEPLTERQQFFAACMSGDLQTAEKLKPGHMGKDPDTEAEILREAAGNGNLAAVETMIALGFELSPVGTQTALHAAAWRGQVNTLKVLLAAGADAKLRDPEHLSPPLGHAFYSQKKEAIALLLQAPMDIFFAAAMGRTDQIDARLAEDPDWLDAPFSRVVPQSANSGDDHWAPPLWKAAVSGQIGSVEHLLEKGANPDICDPSGTSIAESAASAGHSDVAELLREYPR; the protein is encoded by the coding sequence ATGGCAAACCTTCCCGCGCGCCCTTCCCTTGAGCATCTCAAAGGGCAGGCTAAGCAACTTCATAAACTCGTTCGGATTGAAGACCAGTCCGCCCTCGGGCGAGTAGGTCCGTACTTTGGAAATCCTGCGAAAATCACATTGCAGCAAGCCCAGCTGGTGATAGCGAGGGAATACGATTTCTCCAGTTGGACCCGGATGAAACGGCATATCGATGCCGGTCTCGGAGCACGGGAAACGACGGAACAGCGCGCAAACCGGTTTCTCGACCTCGTTTGCTTGCACTACGGCCCGGATAACACGCGTGGACCGGCGGCATTTGAAATGGCTGCCGCCATCCTGGAGGCACATCCGGAGATCGTGGCACATTCACCGCACGTTGCCGCTGCGGCCGGAGACGAGGCGGCTCTGGCTCGCTGGCTCGCCCGAGAATCGTTCTCTGTCGATGAGCCCGGCGGCCCATTTCAATGGACGCCGCTCATGTATGCGGCCTATGCGCGACTGCCCGGCGCCTCGTCATATATGACCGGGGTCATGTTGCTTGGAGCCGGAGCCGATCCGAATGCCCATTATCTCTGGGGAGGCACCTACCGTTTCTCCGTCCTTACGGGCATATTCGGCGATGGAGAAGGAGGGAAGGTGCGCCTTCCCGAACACCCGGAAATGGCCGAGTTCGCCCGCGCGGTACTTGAAGCCGGAGCAAACCCGAATGACAGCCAAGGTGCTTACAATCGCTGTTTCAATCCCGATAATACGCATCTGGAGCTGATGCTCGAATTCGGTCTGAAAGACAGCGATCCCAGCAATTGGTGGCCGGTGGAGGATGGCGGGTTGCCCGCCGCGCACCGCACAATGCATTGGAACCTGATCATCGCGCTCCGGTGGGGATTTGCCGATCGGGCTCGACTTCTGATCGAACATGGAGTCGATATCGATACACCCGACAACAATACCTATCCGACCTTCACCGAAGGGGTCACGCCCTATCAATCGGCTTTGATGCGCGGGCTCCCGGATATCGCGGAAATCATAAAAGCCCGGGGCGGCGATGCGGAGCCACTGACGGAGCGGCAACAGTTCTTTGCCGCCTGCATGTCTGGTGATCTGCAAACCGCCGAGAAACTCAAGCCCGGACACATGGGAAAAGATCCGGATACTGAAGCCGAGATTTTGCGCGAAGCGGCCGGCAACGGCAATCTTGCAGCCGTTGAAACTATGATCGCTCTCGGCTTCGAGCTTAGTCCGGTAGGCACGCAGACAGCTTTGCATGCGGCCGCCTGGCGTGGACAGGTAAACACTCTTAAGGTTCTTCTCGCGGCCGGCGCGGATGCCAAGTTGCGCGATCCGGAGCATCTCTCCCCACCTCTTGGCCACGCGTTCTATTCGCAAAAGAAGGAAGCGATCGCGCTGCTCCTGCAGGCTCCGATGGATATTTTTTTCGCCGCTGCGATGGGGCGGACCGATCAAATCGATGCCCGTCTCGCAGAAGATCCGGATTGGCTCGACGCGCCATTCTCCCGGGTCGTTCCCCAGTCCGCGAATTCCGGAGACGATCATTGGGCGCCTCCGCTCTGGAAAGCTGCGGTAAGCGGCCAGATCGGCTCTGTGGAGCATCTGTTGGAGAAGGGCGCCAATCCGGACATATGCGATCCGTCCGGAACGAGCATTGCGGAGTCTGCCGCAAGCGCCGGGCATTCAGATGTGGCGGAACTTCTGCGCGAATACCCTCGGTGA
- a CDS encoding endonuclease/exonuclease/phosphatase family protein encodes MTLTFATYNIQFGLGQDGKFDTGRIADAVAAADIVCFQEVVQGWPRDDYEDQAATIAGRLNHFYVFGSTFDVDGSFRDEDGKVVNRRRTFGNMVASRWPISASRTLHLRKKPSPGVFDLQRCAVEAIVELPSGPIRVYSTHLAHQAPSHRMPQVEALREYVFRAPHEGAPIDGPHPLPPEAAFDWTEGLPFAPAPKSAILAGDLNCRPTSEEYAHLCGEPHQKRGRTRLYDQLVDTWVAAGHDEEGVSTLYNRDGDYKIDHVLVTDDLAPKVKSSRVASEVTASDHYPVFVEFNL; translated from the coding sequence ATGACGCTCACCTTCGCCACCTACAACATCCAGTTCGGCCTCGGCCAGGACGGCAAGTTCGATACCGGCCGGATCGCCGACGCGGTCGCAGCTGCCGATATCGTCTGTTTCCAGGAAGTGGTGCAGGGCTGGCCGCGCGACGATTACGAGGATCAGGCCGCGACCATCGCCGGGCGGCTGAACCATTTCTATGTCTTCGGCTCGACCTTCGACGTCGACGGCAGCTTCCGCGACGAGGACGGCAAGGTGGTGAACCGGCGCCGCACTTTCGGCAACATGGTCGCGAGCCGCTGGCCGATTTCCGCCTCGCGGACCCTGCACCTCCGCAAGAAACCCTCCCCGGGCGTCTTCGATCTGCAGCGCTGCGCCGTCGAGGCCATCGTGGAACTGCCGTCCGGCCCGATCCGCGTCTACAGCACCCATCTCGCCCATCAGGCACCGTCGCACCGCATGCCGCAGGTCGAGGCGCTGCGCGAATATGTCTTCCGCGCGCCTCACGAAGGCGCGCCAATCGACGGCCCGCACCCGTTGCCGCCGGAAGCGGCCTTTGACTGGACGGAGGGCCTGCCTTTCGCGCCCGCGCCGAAGAGCGCGATCCTCGCCGGCGACCTCAATTGCCGCCCGACCTCCGAGGAATACGCCCATCTCTGCGGCGAGCCGCACCAAAAGCGCGGCCGAACCCGGCTCTACGACCAGCTCGTGGATACGTGGGTTGCGGCAGGCCACGATGAGGAAGGCGTCTCGACCCTCTACAACCGGGACGGCGACTACAAGATCGACCATGTGCTGGTGACGGACGATCTCGCCCCGAAGGTGAAGAGCAGCCGGGTTGCGTCGGAGGTCACCGCCTCCGATCATTATCCGGTCTTCGTCGAATTCAACCTCTGA